Proteins from a genomic interval of Actinoalloteichus hymeniacidonis:
- a CDS encoding amino-acid N-acetyltransferase, which translates to MPPQPAVLVRRARIADVRPIKALVDAYAGKVLLTKELVTLYESVQEFWVAELDGEIVGCGALHVLWEDLAEIRTVAVAPAARGTGIGHRVVARLIELAVELGLPRIFVLTFETAFFGAHGFVEIDGTPVSPEVYEQMRRSLDEGVAEFLDLPYAKPNTLGNSRMLLTLPL; encoded by the coding sequence GTGCCACCACAGCCAGCTGTCCTCGTTCGACGTGCCCGGATCGCCGATGTTCGCCCGATCAAGGCCTTGGTGGACGCCTACGCGGGCAAGGTGCTGCTGACCAAGGAACTGGTGACGCTCTACGAGAGCGTTCAGGAGTTCTGGGTCGCCGAGCTCGACGGCGAGATCGTCGGCTGCGGCGCGCTGCACGTGCTGTGGGAGGACCTCGCCGAGATCAGGACCGTCGCGGTGGCACCTGCGGCGCGGGGCACCGGCATCGGTCATCGGGTGGTCGCCCGGTTGATCGAGCTGGCGGTGGAGCTGGGCCTGCCGCGGATCTTCGTGTTGACCTTCGAAACGGCGTTCTTCGGCGCCCATGGATTCGTCGAGATCGACGGCACACCGGTGTCCCCCGAGGTCTACGAGCAGATGCGGCGTTCCCTCGACGAGGGAGTCGCGGAGTTCCTCGACCTGCCGTACGCCAAGCCCAACACGCTGGGGAACAGTCGAATGCTGTTGACCCTGCCGCTGTGA
- the thyX gene encoding FAD-dependent thymidylate synthase produces MTELVSPKVQLIAKTEFTPPEDVPWTTDADGGQALAEFAGRACYQSWRKPNPATATNEGYLRHILEVGHLSVLEHGSVSFYLTGISRSLTHELIRHRHFSYSQLSQRYVPERDAAMVAPDVIAEDPELHERFLAAAEASVAAYNDLLEGLQKKFADIPNPTLRRKQARQAARAVLPNATETRIVVTGNYRAWRHFIAMRATETADVEIRALAVECLRQLQKAVPNVFGDFDIAELADGTEVASSPYVTEG; encoded by the coding sequence GTGACCGAGCTGGTGTCGCCGAAGGTGCAACTGATCGCGAAGACCGAGTTCACGCCACCCGAGGACGTGCCGTGGACCACCGACGCCGATGGCGGTCAGGCCCTGGCCGAATTCGCGGGACGCGCCTGCTACCAGTCGTGGCGCAAGCCCAACCCGGCCACCGCGACCAATGAGGGCTACCTCCGACACATTCTGGAGGTCGGTCACCTCTCGGTGCTCGAGCACGGCAGCGTCAGCTTCTACCTGACCGGGATCTCCCGGTCGCTGACCCACGAGCTGATCCGGCACCGGCACTTCTCGTACTCGCAGCTGTCCCAGCGTTACGTCCCCGAGCGCGACGCGGCCATGGTCGCGCCCGACGTGATCGCCGAGGACCCCGAGCTGCACGAGCGTTTCCTCGCCGCAGCCGAGGCCAGCGTGGCGGCCTACAACGATCTTCTCGAAGGCCTGCAGAAGAAGTTCGCCGACATCCCCAACCCGACGCTGCGCCGCAAACAGGCCAGGCAGGCCGCGCGCGCGGTGCTGCCCAACGCCACCGAGACCCGCATCGTGGTCACCGGCAACTACCGTGCCTGGCGGCACTTCATCGCGATGCGGGCCACCGAGACCGCCGACGTGGAGATCCGCGCCCTGGCGGTGGAATGCCTGCGACAGCTGCAGAAGGCCGTGCCCAACGTCTTCGGTGACTTCGACATCGCCGAGCTGGCGGACGGCACCGAGGTGGCCTCCAGCCCGTACGTCACCGAAGGCTGA
- a CDS encoding FtsK/SpoIIIE family DNA translocase — translation MAGRTTTSGKSGTRSRSTSKSGTTSRSGSRTSARRPAAKRTSTSGRRKGSVTTLTLLKRGAGSVIRAVARTKELDPEHRRDALGMVLIGLAIVAAPAVWWQAAGPVGAWLDAALRSFLGVGAIAFPVVLLGIGFSLMRTEPQPENRPRHTVGSLLAILGIQGILHLMTGAPTDPADWRDSAGVVGFILGGPLGQGLTAWVAGPLLALICGLGLLILTGTSVRRIPERLRELAGLSDPDQPDSRLPVDTDPIEPVPTRTRRPARRRQSSAAQPASEQAVEAEESPTEASVGAAALKPKPRTRKTQPAATTAVQRTAGLPEPEDTVAAQAADASASAGSAGSGFAPVRAVEGDYRLPPAELLKAGDPPRARSKANESMIEAIGGVLEQFSINAQVTGFTRGPTVTRYEVELGPGVKVEKITALTKNIAYAAATDNIRLLAPIPGKSAVGIEVPNSDREMVRLADVLYSPIAVGDEHPLVIGLGKDIEGHMLTANLAKMPHLLCAGSTGSGKSSFVNSMLVSLLARATPTEVRMILIDPKMVELTPYEGIPHLITPIITQPKKAAAALSWLVDEMEQRYQDMQVNKVRHVDDFNRKVRNGEITAPPGSERVYQPYPYILAIVDELADLMMTAPRDVEDAIVRITQKARAAGIHLVLATQRPSVDVVTGLIKTNVPSRLAFATSSLTDSRVILDQPGAEKLIGMGDGLYLPMGASRPVRMQGAFITDEEISAVVAFAKEQATPEYQDDVTAAKAGEKKEIDADIGDDLDVLLQAAELVVTSQFGSTSMLQRKLRVGFAKAGRLMDLLESRSIVGPSEGSKARDVLVKPDELDSVLTLIKGGDPDGE, via the coding sequence ATGGCTGGGCGGACCACGACCTCGGGTAAGAGCGGCACGCGAAGTCGGAGCACGTCGAAATCGGGGACCACGAGCCGATCGGGAAGCCGGACCTCCGCCCGGCGACCTGCCGCGAAACGGACGTCCACCTCCGGGCGACGCAAGGGCTCGGTGACGACCCTGACGCTGCTCAAACGCGGCGCGGGCAGTGTGATCCGCGCGGTGGCCAGGACCAAGGAACTCGATCCCGAACACCGACGTGACGCCCTGGGCATGGTCCTGATCGGACTCGCCATCGTGGCCGCCCCCGCCGTCTGGTGGCAGGCAGCAGGGCCGGTCGGGGCCTGGTTGGACGCCGCCCTGCGTAGTTTCCTCGGCGTCGGCGCCATCGCCTTCCCGGTCGTGCTGTTGGGCATCGGCTTCTCGTTGATGCGGACCGAGCCGCAGCCGGAGAACCGCCCCCGGCACACGGTCGGCTCGCTGCTGGCCATCCTCGGCATCCAGGGCATCCTGCACCTGATGACCGGTGCCCCCACCGATCCGGCCGACTGGCGTGACTCGGCGGGTGTCGTCGGCTTCATCCTGGGCGGACCGCTCGGCCAGGGCCTGACCGCCTGGGTCGCGGGCCCGTTGCTCGCGTTGATCTGCGGTCTGGGCCTGCTGATCCTCACCGGCACCTCGGTGCGCCGCATTCCCGAACGACTCCGGGAACTGGCCGGACTCTCCGACCCGGATCAGCCCGACTCTCGACTTCCGGTGGACACGGACCCGATCGAGCCCGTGCCCACCCGTACTCGGCGGCCCGCGCGGCGGCGGCAGTCCAGCGCGGCGCAACCGGCCTCGGAACAGGCAGTTGAGGCCGAGGAGTCACCGACCGAAGCCTCGGTGGGAGCCGCCGCGCTCAAACCCAAGCCGAGGACCAGGAAGACCCAGCCCGCAGCGACCACCGCCGTACAGCGGACGGCGGGCCTGCCGGAGCCCGAGGACACGGTGGCGGCGCAGGCGGCGGATGCCTCGGCGAGCGCCGGCTCGGCGGGATCGGGCTTCGCGCCCGTCCGAGCGGTCGAGGGCGACTACCGGCTACCTCCCGCCGAGTTGTTGAAGGCGGGCGACCCGCCGCGAGCCCGCAGCAAGGCCAACGAGTCGATGATCGAGGCCATCGGCGGGGTGCTGGAACAGTTCTCGATCAACGCGCAGGTCACCGGATTCACCAGGGGGCCGACGGTCACCCGCTACGAGGTCGAGCTCGGCCCCGGGGTGAAGGTCGAGAAGATCACCGCGTTGACCAAGAACATCGCCTACGCGGCCGCCACCGACAACATCCGACTGCTGGCCCCCATCCCAGGCAAATCGGCGGTGGGCATCGAGGTGCCCAACAGCGATCGCGAGATGGTGCGGCTGGCCGACGTGCTCTACTCGCCGATCGCGGTCGGCGACGAGCATCCACTGGTCATCGGGCTGGGCAAGGACATCGAGGGTCACATGCTGACCGCGAACCTCGCCAAGATGCCGCACCTGCTGTGCGCCGGTTCCACGGGATCCGGTAAGTCCAGCTTCGTCAACTCGATGCTGGTCTCACTGCTGGCCCGGGCCACCCCTACCGAGGTACGGATGATCCTGATCGACCCCAAGATGGTCGAGCTGACGCCGTACGAGGGCATCCCGCACCTGATCACGCCGATCATCACCCAGCCGAAGAAGGCCGCTGCGGCGCTGAGCTGGCTGGTCGACGAGATGGAACAGCGTTACCAGGACATGCAGGTCAACAAGGTGCGGCATGTCGACGACTTCAACCGCAAGGTCCGCAACGGCGAGATCACCGCGCCACCGGGCAGCGAACGCGTCTACCAGCCCTATCCCTACATTCTGGCCATCGTCGACGAGCTCGCCGACCTGATGATGACCGCGCCGCGCGATGTCGAGGACGCCATCGTGCGTATCACGCAGAAGGCTCGGGCCGCGGGCATCCACCTGGTACTGGCCACCCAGCGGCCCAGCGTCGACGTGGTCACCGGCCTGATCAAGACCAATGTGCCCTCCCGGTTGGCCTTCGCCACGTCATCGCTGACCGACTCCCGGGTGATCCTCGACCAACCCGGCGCCGAGAAGCTCATCGGGATGGGCGACGGGCTCTACCTCCCCATGGGTGCCTCCCGCCCCGTCCGGATGCAGGGCGCGTTCATCACCGACGAGGAGATCTCGGCGGTGGTCGCCTTCGCCAAGGAGCAGGCGACGCCGGAATACCAGGACGACGTGACGGCCGCGAAGGCCGGCGAGAAGAAGGAGATCGACGCCGATATCGGCGACGACCTGGATGTGCTGTTGCAGGCGGCCGAGCTGGTGGTCACCAGTCAGTTCGGTTCGACGTCGATGCTGCAGCGCAAACTGCGGGTCGGGTTCGCCAAGGCGGGCAGGCTGATGGATCTACTGGAGAGCCGTTCGATCGTCGGCCCGTCGGAGGGCTCCAAGGCGCGCGATGTGCTGGTCAAGCCGGACGAGTTGGACTCGGTACTGACCCTGATCAAGGGCGGCGATCCCGACGGGGAGTGA
- a CDS encoding toxin-antitoxin system HicB family antitoxin encodes MDLTPYVEQLRQDLTAATATSDEQTRRAAAQLAAALQPAARLALMNALSDLAAEVTAALDDDVVDVRLAGRDVQVVVTRSTPRSSNEQAGPPPPPPPPPPTDGGDISRITLRLFDELKSKAERAASTQGVSLNSWVSQAVQGALHGYRDWPGQHQGQGTGHSEPDDRQSRPEPEDRSRLRGWVQG; translated from the coding sequence ATGGACCTCACCCCGTACGTCGAACAGCTCCGACAGGATCTGACCGCCGCGACCGCGACGTCGGACGAGCAGACCCGACGCGCAGCCGCGCAACTGGCCGCCGCGCTGCAACCCGCCGCCCGTCTCGCCCTGATGAACGCATTGTCCGACCTCGCCGCCGAGGTCACGGCCGCGCTGGATGACGACGTGGTCGACGTCCGGCTCGCCGGCCGCGACGTGCAGGTGGTCGTCACGCGGAGCACTCCGCGCTCCTCGAACGAGCAGGCGGGCCCGCCGCCGCCTCCCCCGCCGCCCCCGCCGACGGACGGCGGCGACATCAGCCGCATCACGCTTCGGCTCTTCGACGAACTCAAGTCCAAGGCGGAGCGCGCCGCCTCCACCCAGGGCGTGTCGTTGAACTCCTGGGTCTCCCAGGCGGTACAGGGCGCCCTGCACGGCTACCGGGACTGGCCCGGGCAGCACCAGGGCCAGGGCACCGGGCACTCCGAGCCGGACGATCGGCAGAGCCGCCCCGAGCCGGAGGACCGCTCACGTCTTCGCGGCTGGGTGCAGGGCTGA
- a CDS encoding ribonuclease J, which produces MTLTATDQRGAPGPLPEGALRIVALGGIGEVGKNMTVFEYDGRLLVVDCGVLFPEDDSPGVDLILPDFRAIEDRIDDIEALVLTHGHEDHIGAVPFLLRLRPDLPVVGSRFTLALLAAKCKEHRQVPKLQEVREGEHTRHGSFQCEFFAVNHSIPDALAVAIRTPAGTVLHTGDIKLDQLPLDGRLTDLAGFSRLGDEGVDLALVDSTNAEVPGFVPLERDIGPVLDGVIGKATQRVIVACFASHVHRVQQVLDVAVAHRRRVAFVGRSMVRNMGIAVDLGLIKVPEGLLIDLDEALQLPESRVLLVSTGSQGEPLSALSRMARGDHRQISIRSGDTVVLASSLIPGNETAVFAVVNGLVRLGAQIIHQANAKVHVSGHASAGELLYLYNALRPSNVMPVHGEWRHLRANAALAEATGVPASRTVIAEDGVVVDLIDGIVQIAGRVEVGHVYVDGLSVGDVGESTLSDRLVLGEGGFIAITVAIESQTGRAVAPPTVSGRGFSDDPKALDEVVALVESELSRTEVEGITDPHRVAQAVRRVVGRWVAATYRRRPMIIPTVLPV; this is translated from the coding sequence GTGACACTGACGGCGACGGATCAACGTGGGGCTCCCGGACCGCTTCCCGAGGGGGCCTTGCGCATCGTCGCGCTCGGCGGGATCGGTGAGGTCGGCAAGAACATGACCGTCTTCGAATACGACGGACGGTTGCTGGTCGTCGACTGCGGGGTGCTCTTCCCCGAGGACGACTCCCCGGGGGTCGACCTGATCCTGCCGGACTTCCGGGCCATCGAGGACCGCATCGACGACATCGAGGCGCTCGTCCTCACCCACGGTCACGAGGACCACATCGGCGCGGTGCCGTTCCTGCTGCGCCTGCGCCCCGACCTGCCGGTCGTCGGCTCCCGCTTCACCCTCGCGCTGCTGGCCGCCAAGTGCAAGGAACACCGCCAGGTACCCAAGCTGCAGGAGGTCCGGGAGGGCGAGCACACCCGGCACGGCTCCTTCCAGTGCGAGTTCTTCGCGGTCAACCACTCGATCCCCGACGCGCTGGCGGTGGCGATCCGGACCCCGGCGGGCACGGTCCTGCACACGGGTGACATCAAGCTCGACCAGTTGCCCCTCGACGGGCGGCTCACCGACCTGGCCGGCTTCTCCCGACTCGGTGACGAGGGCGTCGATCTCGCACTGGTCGACTCCACCAATGCCGAGGTCCCCGGATTCGTTCCGCTGGAGCGCGACATCGGGCCGGTGCTCGACGGCGTGATCGGCAAGGCCACCCAGCGCGTCATCGTCGCCTGCTTCGCCAGCCATGTGCACCGAGTGCAGCAGGTCCTCGACGTCGCTGTCGCCCATCGACGACGAGTGGCCTTCGTGGGCCGTTCGATGGTCCGCAACATGGGCATCGCCGTCGATCTGGGTCTGATCAAGGTCCCCGAGGGCCTGCTGATCGATCTGGACGAGGCGCTGCAGCTTCCGGAGAGCCGGGTCCTGCTCGTCTCCACCGGATCGCAGGGCGAGCCGCTGTCGGCCCTGTCGCGGATGGCCAGGGGGGATCACCGACAGATCTCGATCCGATCGGGCGACACCGTCGTCCTCGCCAGCTCGCTCATCCCCGGCAACGAGACCGCCGTGTTCGCCGTGGTCAACGGCCTGGTCCGGCTGGGCGCGCAGATCATCCACCAGGCCAACGCGAAGGTGCACGTCTCGGGGCACGCCTCGGCGGGCGAACTGCTGTACCTCTACAACGCGCTTCGTCCCAGCAACGTGATGCCGGTCCACGGCGAGTGGCGCCACCTGCGGGCCAACGCGGCGCTGGCCGAGGCCACCGGCGTGCCCGCGAGCCGGACCGTGATCGCGGAGGACGGCGTCGTCGTCGACCTGATCGACGGGATCGTGCAGATCGCGGGCCGAGTCGAGGTCGGCCACGTCTATGTCGACGGACTCTCGGTCGGCGACGTGGGGGAGTCCACGCTGTCCGATCGGCTGGTACTGGGCGAGGGCGGTTTCATCGCCATCACCGTCGCGATCGAATCGCAGACCGGCCGGGCCGTCGCACCGCCGACCGTATCGGGCCGGGGGTTCTCCGACGACCCCAAGGCGCTGGACGAGGTCGTAGCGCTGGTGGAGTCCGAGCTGTCGCGCACCGAGGTCGAGGGCATCACCGATCCGCATCGGGTCGCCCAGGCGGTGCGCAGGGTCGTCGGCCGTTGGGTCGCGGCCACCTACCGGCGCCGACCGATGATCATCCCGACGGTACTGCCGGTCTGA
- a CDS encoding GNAT family N-acetyltransferase produces the protein MAHAAVRPALPDDAAEIARIQYDTWRAAYTRILPASVLDGLDVGAAEASWREAIDDEATLVSVAMEGSWTVGFCVVGEAPAAETADAAGTPAPDAAETGLIATLLVEPRWGRRGHGGRLLLAAGEQLRARGATRGITWVPIADAASLAFFKTAGWAPDGLSRTLDTGERTIRELRLTGGLDFHVVE, from the coding sequence ATGGCACACGCCGCCGTCCGCCCGGCACTCCCCGATGACGCAGCAGAGATCGCCCGCATCCAGTACGACACCTGGCGGGCCGCCTACACCCGCATCCTGCCCGCCTCGGTTCTCGACGGTCTCGACGTCGGAGCCGCCGAGGCATCGTGGCGCGAGGCGATCGACGACGAGGCGACGCTGGTGTCGGTCGCGATGGAAGGATCGTGGACCGTCGGGTTCTGCGTGGTCGGCGAGGCACCCGCCGCCGAGACCGCCGACGCCGCCGGAACGCCTGCGCCCGATGCCGCCGAGACCGGCCTCATCGCCACGCTGCTGGTGGAACCGAGGTGGGGACGTCGTGGCCACGGCGGCAGGCTGTTGTTGGCGGCGGGCGAGCAACTGCGGGCGCGCGGGGCGACGCGGGGCATCACCTGGGTACCGATCGCCGACGCCGCTTCGCTGGCCTTCTTCAAGACGGCGGGTTGGGCACCGGATGGGCTGTCGCGGACCCTCGACACCGGCGAGCGCACGATCCGGGAGTTGCGGCTCACCGGCGGCTTGGATTTCCACGTCGTCGAATAG
- the dapA gene encoding 4-hydroxy-tetrahydrodipicolinate synthase, with protein sequence MTGCPTALPGRPFGRVLTAMVTPFDAEGALDLDLAQELAVHLVDNQGNDGLVINGTTGESPTTTDAEKIELIRAVTDAVGDRATIVSGAGTNNTHHSVQLARDAEKAGAHGLLVVTPYYSRPPQEGLIAHFTTVADATDLPVMLYDIPPRSVVPIEVETLRVLAEHPQIMAVKDSKHNLWAGSEIIASTDLAYYCGEDPLNLPWLAVGAVGFVSVIGHVVGDRLKLMLDAFEAGDTAKAREIHESMLPVYLSMNRMGGTIFAKTALRLCGFETGQPRLPLPAPSDEEARLIAADLWEAGLVLVNPNTMAETAPKAGEQ encoded by the coding sequence ATGACCGGATGCCCCACCGCCTTGCCCGGCAGGCCTTTCGGCCGGGTGCTGACCGCGATGGTCACCCCGTTCGACGCCGAGGGCGCGCTCGATCTCGACCTCGCCCAAGAACTCGCCGTGCACCTGGTCGACAACCAGGGCAACGACGGACTGGTGATCAACGGAACGACCGGCGAATCGCCGACGACCACCGACGCGGAGAAGATAGAACTCATCCGGGCGGTCACCGACGCGGTCGGGGATCGGGCGACGATCGTATCGGGTGCAGGAACCAACAACACGCACCATTCGGTGCAGCTGGCCAGAGACGCGGAGAAGGCGGGTGCCCACGGGCTGCTCGTCGTCACGCCCTACTACTCACGGCCGCCGCAGGAAGGGCTGATCGCCCACTTCACGACGGTGGCCGACGCGACCGACCTGCCGGTGATGCTCTACGACATCCCGCCGCGCTCGGTGGTGCCCATCGAGGTCGAGACCCTGCGGGTGCTCGCCGAGCATCCGCAGATCATGGCGGTGAAGGACTCCAAGCACAATCTGTGGGCGGGCAGCGAGATCATCGCCAGCACCGACCTGGCCTACTACTGCGGCGAGGACCCGCTCAACCTGCCCTGGCTGGCCGTCGGTGCCGTCGGGTTCGTGAGCGTGATCGGCCACGTGGTCGGCGACCGGCTCAAGCTGATGCTCGATGCCTTCGAGGCAGGCGACACGGCCAAGGCCAGGGAGATCCACGAGAGCATGCTGCCGGTGTACCTCTCGATGAACCGGATGGGCGGCACCATCTTCGCCAAGACGGCCCTGCGGCTGTGCGGCTTCGAGACGGGACAGCCGAGGCTCCCGCTCCCCGCTCCGTCCGATGAGGAGGCGCGGTTGATCGCGGCCGATCTGTGGGAGGCGGGACTCGTCCTGGTCAATCCGAACACCATGGCCGAGACGGCCCCGAAGGCAGGCGAGCAGTGA
- a CDS encoding phospholipase — translation MATTLRRAVKAAVAATLASAALFLGTGTANAALPPAELQSFTDNQLYNASLSQFVSTRSQAPHSGQVDWSSDGCSWSPDEPFGYEFLNSCHRHDFGYRNYKLQGRFTEANRLRIDDNFRDDMYSVCGGGWACERTADVYYHAVRNFGGSSASTAEAVAKATLTVG, via the coding sequence GTGGCCACCACCCTGCGTCGCGCCGTGAAGGCGGCCGTTGCCGCAACTCTCGCCTCAGCCGCCCTTTTCCTGGGTACCGGAACGGCTAACGCGGCGCTGCCGCCCGCCGAACTGCAGTCGTTCACCGACAACCAGCTGTACAACGCCTCGCTCAGCCAGTTCGTCTCCACCCGGAGCCAGGCGCCGCACTCCGGCCAGGTGGACTGGAGCTCCGACGGCTGCTCGTGGTCGCCGGACGAGCCATTCGGCTACGAGTTCCTCAATTCCTGCCACCGGCACGATTTCGGTTACCGCAACTACAAGCTCCAGGGTCGATTCACCGAGGCCAACCGGCTGCGGATCGACGACAACTTCCGCGACGACATGTACTCGGTGTGCGGCGGCGGTTGGGCGTGCGAGCGCACCGCCGACGTCTACTACCACGCCGTCCGCAACTTCGGCGGTTCCAGCGCCAGCACTGCGGAGGCGGTGGCCAAGGCCACGCTGACCGTCGGCTGA
- a CDS encoding winged helix-turn-helix domain-containing protein → MRVVQTVTADAARRTALAAQGFTDRRPNGEPTRRHLKRVLERVRLLQLDSVNVAVRAHYMPVFSRLGPYSRELLDAAAWSHSAARPRLLVEQWAHEASLLPPEDWPLLRWRMRRYAERYGAHQEVVDQRSPGLSAEILAAVAELGPISAGELERAMGATGTAAKGGWWNRSDTKNTCEYLFGIGALTTGTRRGFERRYDLPERVLPAAVLATPEPEPADAARELIVRSAEALGVATEPDLRDYYRLPPKASQRAVAEAVESGALEEVAVRGWTRPAYRHPEARTPRTVTGRALLCPFDPLVWRRERAERIFDFHYRIEIYVPEPKRVFGYYVFPFLLDGRLVARVDLKADRQAGVLRAQGAFAEDGVEVPRVAAELAESLREMADWLGLDGVQLGGRGDLIGPLADCLRPVRRSVNPTPSIETITAVSETTGAPTPTAGAIPGRPTG, encoded by the coding sequence ATGCGCGTGGTGCAGACCGTCACCGCCGATGCCGCCCGCCGAACCGCGCTCGCCGCGCAGGGATTCACCGATCGACGTCCGAACGGCGAACCGACCCGACGCCATCTCAAGCGCGTGCTGGAGCGGGTTCGGCTGCTCCAGCTCGACTCGGTCAACGTCGCGGTGCGCGCCCATTACATGCCGGTGTTCAGCAGGCTCGGCCCGTACTCCCGCGAGCTGCTCGACGCGGCGGCCTGGTCGCACAGCGCGGCCCGCCCACGGCTGCTGGTGGAGCAATGGGCGCACGAGGCGAGCCTGTTGCCGCCCGAGGACTGGCCGTTGCTGCGATGGCGCATGCGCCGCTACGCCGAGCGCTACGGGGCACACCAGGAGGTGGTGGATCAGCGGTCACCCGGGCTGTCCGCCGAGATCCTGGCTGCGGTGGCCGAGCTCGGCCCGATCAGCGCGGGCGAGTTGGAGCGCGCGATGGGAGCGACCGGGACCGCCGCCAAGGGTGGGTGGTGGAATCGGTCGGACACCAAGAACACCTGCGAGTACCTGTTCGGCATCGGCGCGTTGACCACCGGCACTCGGCGCGGTTTCGAGCGTCGCTACGACCTGCCGGAGCGGGTGCTGCCCGCAGCCGTCCTCGCCACGCCGGAGCCCGAGCCGGCGGATGCGGCCAGAGAGTTGATCGTGCGCTCCGCAGAGGCGCTGGGAGTGGCCACCGAGCCCGACCTGCGCGACTACTACCGGCTGCCGCCCAAGGCTTCCCAACGGGCGGTGGCCGAGGCCGTCGAGTCGGGTGCGCTGGAGGAGGTGGCCGTCCGAGGCTGGACGCGACCCGCCTATCGGCATCCCGAGGCCAGGACCCCGCGCACGGTGACCGGTCGGGCGCTGCTCTGTCCCTTCGACCCGCTGGTGTGGCGGCGCGAGCGAGCCGAGCGGATCTTCGACTTCCACTATCGGATCGAGATCTACGTCCCCGAGCCCAAGCGGGTCTTCGGCTACTACGTCTTCCCGTTCCTGCTGGACGGGCGACTGGTGGCACGGGTCGACCTGAAGGCCGATCGACAGGCGGGTGTCCTGCGGGCACAGGGCGCGTTCGCTGAGGACGGCGTCGAGGTGCCGCGGGTCGCGGCCGAGCTGGCCGAGTCACTGCGGGAGATGGCGGATTGGCTCGGCTTGGACGGGGTGCAGCTGGGAGGACGCGGCGACCTCATCGGCCCGCTGGCCGATTGTCTGCGTCCGGTGCGCCGGTCGGTCAATCCGACACCCTCGATCGAGACCATCACGGCGGTGTCCGAGACGACGGGTGCGCCCACACCCACGGCGGGGGCCATCCCGGGTCGGCCGACGGGCTGA
- a CDS encoding DUF4097 family beta strand repeat-containing protein, protein MSESEKNDNTDSTSEITDSTEQPDTEGSGEQASSTPIRTQYFATDGPAEIDAFIAAGHIEVTLSDEPGVAVEVRHDPSEQSPLISGLHDFLGWVSEQINEERIRDLPGTAIRATRLEAIGRRVLVRTPKDMALRQVAFLARIRAPHGSTVVARTESGDITVTGTADRVEVHTGAGRVRVERADGHASVHGGTGDVKLGELHDGLTVRVGTGDLEIASVTGPATVNTGTGDVWLGVAQNNLSVRTGSGAVSIAEAVEGRLEVISGSGDIRVGIRAGVDAELDVATPGGTARSELAVSNTPPAEKPAVALRARTGAGNALITRAAAR, encoded by the coding sequence ATGTCCGAGAGCGAGAAGAACGACAACACCGACTCGACCTCCGAGATCACCGATTCCACGGAGCAGCCCGACACCGAGGGCTCCGGCGAGCAGGCATCCAGCACCCCGATCCGAACGCAGTACTTCGCGACGGACGGCCCGGCGGAGATCGACGCCTTCATCGCGGCAGGCCACATCGAGGTCACGCTCAGCGATGAACCCGGGGTCGCCGTGGAGGTGCGCCACGATCCCTCCGAGCAGTCCCCGTTGATCAGCGGGCTGCACGACTTCCTCGGTTGGGTCAGCGAGCAGATCAACGAGGAACGCATCCGTGATCTGCCCGGCACCGCCATCCGGGCGACCCGGCTGGAGGCGATCGGACGTCGCGTCCTGGTGCGCACCCCGAAGGACATGGCGCTGCGCCAGGTCGCCTTCCTCGCGCGGATCCGGGCGCCGCACGGCTCGACGGTGGTGGCGCGCACCGAGTCCGGCGACATCACCGTCACCGGGACGGCGGACCGCGTCGAGGTGCACACCGGCGCTGGTCGGGTCCGTGTCGAACGGGCCGACGGGCACGCATCCGTCCACGGCGGAACCGGTGATGTGAAGCTCGGCGAACTGCACGACGGTCTGACGGTCCGCGTCGGCACCGGTGATCTCGAGATCGCCTCGGTGACCGGACCGGCCACGGTGAACACCGGGACCGGCGACGTCTGGCTCGGTGTGGCACAGAACAACCTGTCCGTGCGCACCGGCAGTGGCGCGGTGAGCATCGCCGAGGCGGTCGAGGGCAGGCTCGAGGTGATCAGCGGCTCCGGTGACATCAGGGTCGGTATCCGAGCCGGGGTCGACGCCGAGTTGGACGTGGCCACCCCGGGTGGCACCGCGCGCTCCGAACTCGCGGTCTCCAACACCCCGCCCGCCGAGAAGCCTGCCGTGGCGCTACGGGCCCGCACCGGGGCGGGCAACGCGCTGATCACTCGCGCGGCGGCTCGCTGA